From the Chiloscyllium plagiosum isolate BGI_BamShark_2017 chromosome 10, ASM401019v2, whole genome shotgun sequence genome, the window TTGGTTTAGCAAGGGAAGGAATGCAATATGGGGAGGACCATGAAAACAATTTactgaaaatgaaattaaaagcTGGCAGAAGGATGAAAACAGGCCCACCACCTAATTGAAAACATGCTGGTGCAATTATTGTTATTATGTACAGGTTCTATCAGGAGGGTAGAAGGAATGTAATGAGAGAAACGTGGAGAAGTTGAGTGTGCAATTCAGATTCTTGGAGACCATGGAAACCAAAGTGCACCACTGTTGAAAAAAGCACCAACAACCAAAGACATCAGTGAAAAAGAGTGAGAACACGATCAAGACAGAAATCATGAATGAGATCATGGCCCAACATTGGtgatgtagtagacagtgaaataGGTTATCTTAGACTAAAACAGggctttatcagatgggccaaggagtggcagatggagtttaaatttagataaatgtgaggtgttgcattttggtacagcaaaccagggcaggacttataaagtTTATGGTAGGTCACTGGGAAATGTTGCCAAACAAGACAACAAGGAGTGCAATTGCATAGTTCGgttaaagtggagtcactggtagacaggggCTGGTTAAGAatgcatttggcatacttgccttcattagtcagtgaattgagtattggaattgggaccTCATTTTGCacctgtacagaacattggtgaggccacttctaaAGTaccgcattcaattctgatctctctggtTGTATGTTTGCTAGCTGAGCTAGTAgactggtagatttgttctcagactaGTAtgaatactagtgatagttgtGATACTAGTGATATCACTAGTATTCatacacagacaaagagggacacgagtttgactgggacaatacatccatcctgggacaggctaaacaaaaacatgcacgggaattcctagaggcctgatattgaaaccggaactccattaacaaacatgttgatttggaccccatttaccaacctctcaaaaagaaccagaagtgataacACCCACCACAGCAGACTAAAACACACAAATAGCAAGTGGTACAGAACATCACCGTTTCACCGGattgctcactgatgttacctagcatagtgCCAAaaaatctgagaacaaatctaccagctcaacaagcaaacttacaatctgatccacaaatcttctctaaaatcTGATCTCTccgctataggaaagatgttgttaaacttgaaagggttcagaaaagatttacaaggatattgcagggaatggagggtttgaactatagaaGGCCTCTGCATAATATTACAATGTGAAGCTTGCTCCTACCTTTCTACAGATTTCCACTTTTCTAAATAaaatttatttgcaaaacaaagattaTTTTGCTTCTCACCATTCATAACTATCCTTGAGATGATGTTTAGGGacaccttcttgaattgctgataTGTACACACTTAGTGCTGTCATAAAGGAGATTCTAAGACTTTGACTCAGTAAGTGAAGGAACGAGGACAGAAAGGTGTGCATCTTCAAGAGAACTTGAGCACTGCTGTGTTGCCATGCATCTGCTAAATTTTCCTTCTGGGTGATGGACATTatggtttagaaggtgctatcaaaggagcATTACTGAATTGTTGCAGAGGCtcctgtagatggcacacactgctgccattgcacaccagtggtggagggagggaatgttgACGGTCATATTCCTAACTTGTGTCTTGGTGATGGAGggcaggctttggagaatcaagaggtgagttattttTCACAGTATTTCCagcctgacctgttcttgtagccataatACTTATATTACTGGTCACGTttgatttctggtcaatggtaattccaaGGATGTTGACCGCAATGAGAATGTCATTGAATCTCAAGAGGAGATGGTTAGATATTCTTGGATAAAACAACTACTTGGTACTTGTGTAGTTTGAGCGTTACATGCTGCTATTTGTTAACCTAACCCTGGATGTTGGAGCAGGCCCTTCTAACCATTGCTGAAATGCTGTCAAGGCCGATGGCTTTTAGGGTCTAGTACTTTCAGctatttcttgacatcatgtggaaTGATAAATTTGCCAAGGCTGGCATCTGAGACACTGGGGACCTCAGGAGGGGCTGAGACAGACTAGCCACTTGATATTATTGGCTGAAGGTGATTACAGATATTTTAGCTTCATCTTTCACTGATACATTGCTTAAGCTATTTGACATGCAAGTGGTCTTGTGTTGCCACGTTggtacctcaaaaaaaaaacctagtgctgctcctggcatgtctcTTCTTTCAGACAGTAGAGGAGCTGGCTTGATCATAATGTCCGATGAGAGGGTATGCTGGATATGAAGTTAAAGTCTGTGGCTAAATACAATTCAGtttctgctgatggcccacaataTCTCATGAACACTAAGCTTTGGTTGCTAGGTTTCTGAAATCTATTCCATTCTGCATGTGGTAGTATCACAAAGCACAATAGGAGGTACACCCAATTTAAAGTTGCGACTTGATTTCCACAAACACTGTGCTGCGATCACTCCTACTGATACTGTCACTGTAAAATTGAACTGTGAAAGGTAAATTCATGGATTTTTCACTCATTAGTTACCTCTACCCTGCTCAGTTCCACTTTACCAGCTATGATTTTTATTACTTAGACAGCTCAACTTAGTAATGGTTCCATTGAATCACTCTTAGTCTGGATGTTGAGGTCCCCTATCCAGAGTATATTGTGTTGCCTTGACATCCTCTGCTTCCCCCAGCTGGCATTCAACATTAAGGAGTTTGGATTCATGAGACGAATGGAGGCAAGGTGGAGTAGGGGTTAACTGTAATTAGATTTGCTTGCTCAGATTGAGATCTGGAGACAATATTGAGAACACAAATGAGACaggagttacacaggaacagtGATGTTGGTGCATGGGCTACTGTCCGTTAAGGTTTAGTTCAGAGTATGAATGTGAAACTATTGCTGAACTAGTCAGTGGGatagctcttccaattttggcaggAGCCCCTGTTGTTTAATAAGGAGGATCTTGCGGTTAGATAGAGCTGTGTGGTTCGTCATTGTTTGGTTTTACTCTTAAGACTTCTCCCTAGCAATTTTGGTAAAATCGAGttgcttgcttggccatttcagaaggcattcaatgtGTTGAGTCGCATGTATAATGGCACAAATGGCAAATTTCCCTcctgaaggatatcagtgaagcagattttttttttaaaaaaaagcaatgatcAATAGATGGTCACCACCAATAATTCAGATTTATTAACTGGATTCAAATTCCTCTAGGTACtatagtgggattcaaatccactgTCCCGTGCATCAGTCTGGCCTCAATTGCTAGTCCAAGCATATTACCAAGCAGTCACTGTCTGGTCTGATAAAAGGGCTATGAGAATTGTATAtaaactcaaaaaaaaacaaacattaagAACCATATTTCCTGTAGGTATGCATTTAAGTCACTATTGTTGGTAAGGTGATCAATCATCACAAAATAGATAGCAATTGCTAGGTGATTCCTGAGAATGAATGAGGAAAACGAAAAACATACAAAATGTTTATTGAAATTTATGTTTATACATATTATTGcactaaataaaaaataaatagcaATCTGTCTACTACTGAATTGCTGGAACCACAATGTAAAATTTCAATCTAATTAAAGCATGGCATCTATGAAAATACAGTCCTGCTAATCAGCTTATTTGTACAAAACATTATAGTTTGTATAAAATGCTTCAGTTTATAGATAGAAGTCAAAATATTGTATCCCTGATTTATTGACAGATAATTCTGAAATAACTTGGTGACTAGTCAGTTCAAATAAACTGCTTGCTAAACAAGCCAAAGAAGTCTCATTGCACTCAATTGAAGGCGTCTTCAATGAATGAAATATGTGGAGCCAAAGTAATTATAAAAGAACAAATGGAGCACAGTTGGAATGCCAAATTGATTATGCTTGCAATTTTGCATTTGTCATTACTATGAATAAGTTGGCATAAAAATGCCATTGCAATATCAAACATTACTTTCAATGTTCACAAGAAAACCGTTGGAAGTTTGGCTTTGTATGTAAACAGACACCTTAGTGTTTTCCCTACCAAGTTAATGTCGGGTGCTTTAGCTTATTTTGTGAAACAAAACTAACAATCCACGCTTAAAGCTTTACAAACAGACTTTGATTGTCTGTTCCAAAATTGTTGCTTCTGGATCAATATTTGGACTTTTACATTAAAGGCACATACTGCCTAGGAGAACTTGATAAAAGAACAGCCAACATGTACAGTAATAAACTACAGCATGTTCTGTCTCATTGGTCATAATGTTGACATTTAGAGGCAAGTTCCTCCAGACTGAACCTTTTCTTCAGTAGAAATACAGCAAACACTTTGCTTTAGGAACAATTGTTTTATGAAGTAAAACAATTTCTAGTGCTCAAATACTGAAGCTGTCAGAAGTTTGCAGGAAAATTCTTGCTGTGATGCTGTGCATACCATTGTTGTCTTTGCTTGCGATTTTCTAGTTCTGTCAAAAGTGCTTGTCTATAAGCCTCATATGACTTCACAATCCTTTCCAATTCTTTCATGAACAGCAGTTTCAGTAATCCTTGGTAAGTGTCCAAGTCTGCTAATTGGAAGAGCTCCCACTTCAGAATGTGATCATATCTGCAATGGTGACAAAAGCAAACAAGAACATCAACTTCATGTTGAAAAGAGCAAATCCTTCAAGTTAACTTACACATTTGCAGTTAAATATTATTCGAATATAGATGGGTGGAGGTGTTTCCATACTGGTAAAAGAAAGTTAGTGTAATAACCCACTAGCTTATATGCAAcctacaattttttaaaaaatgtcaaaaattcaaaataaaatgctgttGATCATATTTTCAATATAAATTATATACACCTGAAGGAATTGAATACATACGCAACAGATTTTATCGGAGTTATCAAAAAGGTACAGAAAAGTCAAAATACAATGACCAGCTAGTGAAAACTCTCCTCCATTCCAATCACACCTAGAGTTTGAGTCAAACTCATCACTAACATGCAGAATAGAAATTCCCCTCTGCCGTAAAGACATTATAAAGTAGTGGTGGCACCCCAAATGTACTTTGCATCAGGAGGAGGTTTGCTATATAAAAGTGCTGAGAACTTAGTTGAAATTCCCTTCCCTTACCCACAACTGATTGTTTCTCTCATTCCTTGAAAGGGCCAACTGCTTCCTATGGTGCACGTGGCAGCATCCAGCAATCTATTTCACTGCAGCATTGAGGAGAAACACAATCTGATCTTTAGCCAGATATCATGAGTCTTCCTTTTCAATCTGTTGAATCGTGCTGAATTTTACAATTGTTATAGCCCCGCATTGGAATTTTAAATTGAGCCTTGAAAATTGTCACTTTATGAAAATTTTTAAAGCATATCTGTCATGGCAGAAAgcccaattctgctcctctatTGGATGGTCTATGCCATTCTTGCTGCAACTTTCCTTATATGTAGCTTGGTGCAGGACCTCCGGTGTGGTGCATCATCTCCAATCTCAGGGATTTTCTGGAAATAGCTCAGTCATTTCTGTGTTTCTAACTTCCAACTATAGCAACGCATATATAACAAAGTGCATGCACATGGAGTCCTCACTACCTCCTTTCTATCCTTTATAAATGGTTGAACAGCACATCACCAATTCTCCTTTGCTCTAAGCTAGCAGCTGTACATCAAGGAGAGCAGGCTAGTCTTTCTGTATATTCCTCCAACAGTCATAAATCTGGCTGACCAGTTTTTTTGTGATattacacagacaaacacaaaaaATTGAATTTTGTACTCTCCTTACGTAAGCTTTCCCTAGAACGTGCAAATAGATGTCTTTTTCAAGTAACAAAAAAATTCATTTCAACATACACAATAATTAAGGTAGATATTAAACATTTTTCCAGGAGGGCTGTTGAGTAAAGATAAAGAACATATATAATTTCTGCATGATCCCAACACCACAGAACAAGAAACTCCATCATACAcagtagatgaacagagagagaaTTTTTGTAAAGACTGCAGAATAGAAGAGCTTAGCTGTGAAAAAGTGAAAAACAAGGGGAACATGTGACTTTCAACAAAGAGTATCTGGTAGCGTATGGCCTTTATGTTACACTATGTCATAAGTCAATGTAATAATGaagaatagaacacagaacagattATTAGCGAATTACATTAAAGACAATACACATACTAGAATATACTTTAAGGATACAATGGCAAAGTTAACAAATTCAAACTACATGTTCCCGGTTCAAATGGTCTATCACAAATTTCATCTGCACAAAtcgccattttttaaaaatcagatgatATCCATTATGGTGGGCAATTAAAACAAGGCACAAAAAAGCTTTAAACGCATTGAACAGAAGCAATTCGGTTCCAAATGATCTGCCACAAGACAGTCATTTCATTGCATATAGATAACACAGTACACCTAATTTATCGTGATTAAAGAAACACATTCGAAAAATTAGCATTAAATTAGTGCTAAGAATTAAATTTTCCTCCTGCAATTGATGCTTTTGGAAAGCTAAACAAGCAGTGACACTGCTAGCTGTTATTGAGGAGTTGAAGCAGATCTTCCTTGAGCTGCAGTATGTGCAAAATCAAGGAGAACACAAGGCAATATAGTAATTCAAGTATGAATCATCTGGTCTTCAATTGATGCTATTGTGAAAATGTGAGTGCCAGATtgcttaaaacaaaaatacatgcATTTAATTTTATTCAAATGCTTCAAAAGAGAGGGGGGAGAAGACATTGCTACAGGAATTACATTTAAAGTGTTATTTCTACTTCATGGATTTTGACGAGTGCTTACTTTACTGGAGCTCTGGCATAGACCTTCAGCCAAtctggaatttctgcagtgtggtATGGGTTTGCAGGAACCAATTGATTTCGCTCAGTTTGTCGTGGTTGGTACGTAATAGGAGGAacaagaggtggaggctggtcaTAACGTGGAACACTGCAAAAAAGATTAAATAACAAATAGATATACAACAATTCTTGTTTTatccacattttcagctaaggtaAAGGATATTTTTAGTTACAGAAAAGGTTAGGTTCTTATATGAAAAAGAAGTTCAACCATGTGAATTTAAAAAACTTGCTGCTGTTTGGCTGCAAAATTAACCTACTTGGATTCTGAAATACAATATTTGGCTTTATTAAAAGTTACACACCAGCTGTTAGATTATCTTTGCAGACACATGGCTAATCCCAAAGTGACAAAACAACAATGCTGCTTTGGCTAAGTGCCTATTATCTTGTTTTATTCACtagtgggacatgggcatcactggctgaccagcatttattgcctggacctagttgcccttgagaaagtagcagtgagctgcctttttgaacctttGCAGTCCACAAGATTTTGACTAAGAGATAGTAAAGgactggcaatatatttccaagtcatggatgaaggtttgctcgctgagctggaaggttcgttttcagaaatagaaagcaggctacaccaccagtgtttcattcagagactcactgaagatgttactgagtatggtgacgaaatgtctgaaaaatgaacctttcagctcagtgaacaatcctacatccagaagctcaacctgagctacaaatcttctcaaagctcattTGCAAGTCAgggtggcgagtggcttggagaggaatttgcaggtggtagtggTGCTCCAATGCATCTGCTCTTCTAAACGGAAGTGAATGTAGGCTTGGAAAGTGCGAAGAATTAAGATGAATTTCTGAAGTACATCTtgcaaatagtacacactgctgtgactgagtaATGGTGGAGGAAGGAGCAGATGTTCGTGGATGTGGTGcctatcaagtgggctgctttgtcctggacggggTCAACCTTCATGAgagatgttggagctgtacccatttAAGTAAGTGGGAGTTTTTCATCACACTCCtatcttgtgccttgtagatgatgaacaggtttTGGGAGTCAGGTGGTATGTTGCTCTCCggagtattcctagcctctgacctgttcttgtcgcCGTGTTtttgtggcaagtccagttgagttttcagtcaatggtaactccaagaaTGTGGATTAGGGGgtgttcaatgatggtaacaccactaaatgtcaaagggcaatgattagattgactctgattggacatagtcattgcctggcatttatgtggcatgcatgttacttgccacttcttagccctaTTGTGGGGATGGAGAGAAAGCTGAAGTATTCATTCTCACATCAATTGTTTCTTAGCACCAAGTCATGCAATACCAACTACAGtctacctcaaaaaaaaacttttgaaagcTAGATGAGGGGCTAAAACACTGTTGAATAACAAAATGTAGGGCAAAATAAAACCAAATGAGTGCTAGGTTTGTCGAGTGATTTTAGGGGAAAGGTTAACACAAAAGATGCACTACTTGGAAAATGACTCAACTATTGCACACTTAAGGGAATGCTTAGGCTAAGGTAGAAAGAAGAATACAAAGTAGAAGTTCGGGTGTCACTGTAAGAGTGTAGGAACAAAACAGATTTTcaaatatattgacaatcttcagAAGATGTATTTTCTTTTATAGAATACAAAATACACCTGGTAATTCCCAGAGaaatgaggtgattcattttggtacaCAGTATACGAAGACAATAAGGAGAAAGCAGTGGCATAATATTAACATCACTGGACTAGAAATGCAGACTCCTcctacagcaatgtaattgagCCTTAACAATGCGGGATGGGCAATGCTGGCCTAGCGAGAGAGAACGCCACATATCCCAATGAATTAAGAGAACATATAAAAGCTACAACCCTAAAGGGACCTGGCTATACATGTAGACAAATCAATAAGAAGTGGTACGATGTGTTGAAGtagttaataaagcatgcagtATCCTGGGCTTTAACAACAtgatagagtacaagagcaaggaagttacGTTGACCTTGTAACTTGTAGTAGGCTCAACCTCAACCTTGTTCAACCTCAGCTGCAGCATTGCACCCAATTCTAGATCTTACACTTTAGAAAGGACGTGAAAATACTGGGGAGggattgaaaagatttacaaaaaggaCTCCGAAGATGAGGatcttcagttatgaagatagactgGAGCAATTAGAACTGTTTCCTTTCGAAAAGAGACGGCAGAGAGGAGATTAGGTTAGATtggattcccgacagtatggaaacaggccctttggcccaacaagtccacaccaaccctccgaacaacaactcacccagacccattccactacatttacccctgcacctagcaatacgggcaatttacgcaacctgcacatctttggacttcacacagagagttgcccaaggcaggaattgaacccggatccctggcgctgtgaggcagcagtgctcaccactgagctgcCGTGCCGTCCCATCACTTAGGTGTATTCAAATCATGAGATGCCTAGACAAAGCAGACAAGGAGAAACTGATCCCATTCAAAGGGATTGAGAATAAGAGGGCACAGACAAGTAATAGCAAAAAGCAAAGCAATACACGAAAACTTGTTCATGCAGTGGTAATCAGGGTCTGAAATATGCTGCCCTGAGAGCATGGTAGACACAGGTTCAATCAAGGGATTCAAAAAGAAAGTAGACATGCAGGGTTACTAGGAGAAGAAAGGATAATGGCACTAGGTGAAaagctcatttggagagctggtgcagacacaaaagGGTTTCTGTATTCCATATGCTATAATATTATGTTCTATGCTATAATAATACTGTGATTTAATAATAATGCACACATTAACTTCCTGTTGCAATGTCAACAAATTTACACAGACAAAATTAAAACATGATAACAGTTACTATGCAAGGGGTGCTTTTGACATCCAAGTGAAAATTCCTCTAGCAATGCTGTGAACAGTCTCATATTGGTGTCTGATACAAATGCAAGATGGGTTCCCTAAAATTTAAAACCTTGAAACTATGCCAATTGGATAATGGATATAAAATGCTGGCACACACAAAGTTAAGGGtactcacattaaaaaaaaacactaagccAAATACTATAATGAAACACAAACATTAAAaccatattttgcttttacatctTATAAATGGAGATGATGATATTAGAAGGGTCAATCCATATCCTATCCGTACTTCACTGCAGAACAGTTATCAACAGGATTTACAACCTAATCAAAGCTTActtcaaattatttaaattaatttaaacagTAACTTTGATATTATTTTGTGGCAATTACTGAATAATTCCAAATTAAGTGAAAACAGGTAAAAGCTATGAAGCAATTTTTTGCACACTTACATACAGCACTTGCTTAAACATATTTGCTTTCAAAGCAAATTTTGGGaaaaattataaaacaaattCTTTACTGCACCTGGGAGCACAAGGGTGCCTATACTGAGCTCGCTTGTTGATGTGATCAACATAATAAACACCAAATTCAGGTGATTCCACTCGCTCCCACCCAGGTGGCAAGCCTTCTCTTTCAAGTGGATGGCTCCAATGAGTTGTGTTAGTATTATGGTCTATATAGTATTTTCTTCCTCGAATAGTCCAGTCCGCTGACCAACCAAGAGGAAGAGGCAATTCATCAGTACCATGATTTGTTAGGTTTCCCATGGATGTTGAAGGAACTCTTCCTATGCCTAAACATgcacagaaaataaattaaatatcctCCTTTAAAGCAAACAAACCATTATGttgttatttcttaaaataaaaatatcaagTCTGAAGTTTCTCCAATATAAAATTGTGGATTAACACCTGCAAGGGAAAAATTTCATTCCAATAAACAGGAATCTGGAGAgacaaacttgcatttacatggaTGGAGTTAGAAAGGAGTCTGACTAGATCGTTATACAGAAAACTATGATAAGTTCAATGGGTCAAATGCCCTCCTTAAACAgcaaagaggcccttcagccttcaataaTTTAACTGATATTTATATAAAAATGTGACATGTGATCAAAATCCCAATGTCATAAAACCCACTAATCTGGAACCATTGTAAACTATGGTAGATATTTGAGATGTACAATTTAGTTAGCTTTCACCGTCTTATTGATTACAATATTTGATGATGATATCAGAATAGTTAATTTCAGAACTGACATTCAAACACTGTAGCCAAAACTACATATGCAAGTACAAAATGAATTTCCTGCGAAAGAACATGAAAACGTAATAGTCAAACGTGGACTGAATCTATTCATATATCTAAACAACTTTCCTTCATATCAGGTCACAAGTAAATGGTATGGTAAACAACAATAGCTAAGTCATGCACTTAAAAGTATGGCCTTCAGATGAAGTTATAGGACTGATTACCTTATCCAGATCACAAAGACAAAAAAGCTCACAAATATTCAGCAGAAATTGTGGATACAATGCCAATATTTTAGAAATTAAGAAAAAGTCAGGTATGTATCTGGACCAATCAGATATGAGCACATCCAATTAGGAGTGAAAACCCAGGATATCAATATTGGCAAAATGTAAACATTGCTGGTAAACTATTGAATAGCGTCAGTTTCTTCTCCACTCAAAAATCGAATAGTTGGAACATAGTTTCTGTAATTCTTgcctctttcaaagaactgtcaaAAGGAAAAAAGCTGCTGCATATCGCAGTAGCTAAACATTCTTCAGTTTCAATAGCATGGTCTTCATGTCCAAACTAGCATAATGTCACAATTTCAACAAGATCTTGTGAACCTCTCGAGATAACCAGAATGGTTTCACTGGATCCATTTATGAGGAGATCTTGTTCTTGGCTAGTGCCTACAACTAGGCACTATATTAACTACAGTAGCAAACAAATGTCCAATGACAATACCACCAGTAGCTGCATGGCATCAAGACAAAGGTCGAAAAGAAATTCCCACTGGCATTAATCTCAACAATGGAGATAACCAAAGTCGACACCATCCTAGAAATTGTGATGCAGTTGAGTCTTGCCTCCCCATATAACAGAGATACAGACATAATCAGATAATTCTGACTTTTTAACCGGCAAATTGGTTTGTTGCTGACCATAAAAATATGTGGGTGCTTTTGCAGTTTTACTTTCCTTCACCTTGATTTTCCTACTGCACAAGTGCATTCAAAATCTGCTAGCTGTCACGATGTGCAGCATTACTAGAACAAATTCAAGGTAAACCAACTGCAGCAAATTACAAACGCAAATTTATCAGCATCCGTGAAGGGAAAAGGAAAAGACCGAATTATTGCTTTGCTATTTTCCTCAAATATCGTTAGAAGATCCTGATCTTAAAAATGCTGCTGTAGAAAACTTATTTACTTTCTCCAGCAATACTTCAGCGTGCTGCTCTGAAAATCTGATGTCAGCAAACTCAAATCTCAGCAACACGTCCACTTTTGAACGGTAGAGTGTTTTGCAATTGTGGGATAGTGCCACACTTTCAAGGGTGGGTGAAAGTGGCAGCTTTAGCCAAAATTAGATTGGAACATGGCATGGAGAGTGTGCTTTCTCTTACATTCATCCTTTTAGGGAACATCCAGATTGTCTTCAGCACAGCGTTAGTAAGAGATTTTTGTACTTTgattttattcaattttcttcctttatttggaaacactggctttcaaagcactgcttcttcatcaggtggttgtggagcaggacctgcttcccccctcccatttatctctcagctctttggcattcctgatgaagggcttatgcccgaaatgtcaattctcctgctcttcgaatgctgcctgacttgctgtgcttttccagcaccacacaaccAAAATACAACCTGTTTTATTGCAGATCAGACAGCCGTATCACAAATCAAATAGAATTCTTCATTTTTCTTAACTGTTGCCTTTGCTTTTTGCAGACCAGAGATTAATAATTGCCAAAACAAAGAAATACTTGAATTTGTATGATGCCTTTaatgacctcaggatgtcccaaaacaCTTTAAATCAAGTATATCCGCATTCTGAAGTGTATTTACCACGGAACTGCAAGACAATGCCACTGAgctagtgctggagaaactcaggtctggccggccctgtagagagaaaaacaaagtttcatTCAGAATTCATCACAACTTTACTTCTGAATTGGAAATCTTTGAAACAGGAGTTATATTGGATTTCAAATTCTAtatctttctttcttcacagaaacAGCCAGACCTaggagttcctccagcattttctacttttattcggatttccaacatctgcagttttttttgcttttgtgtttgAAAATGAAATGCAAACATACCACATCTAAGACATTTACATAGCTTTATGGCAGTTAATTAAGTAACGAATTAAGCAGACAAGCAGAAACAATTAGAAATACAGAAGTGCAATGTGTGGGGGTCAGGATGCTTCATGCTGGAGAGTAAAATCCTGCTCATCCATAGGTATAAAGCCAGGAATCTCAATTTTCAAGtctctttgaaaaaaaacttacttAATGCGAAAAATGTTTGGACTCTTCTCGAAATTGCAGTGAAACTTCAGATGTAACTCATTTGTTACAGCGAGTTACAAACTGAACCGCATACAATCCCACGCAATGTC encodes:
- the sav1 gene encoding protein salvador homolog 1 isoform X2 translates to MPSFIRHGPTIPRRTDVLVDPGTSVYPSIDLVSRNQSFVRGPVQRPARDIIRRESSRPSGPSYITRNLSEVPREYGVSSQSFLAEINSSENGDAVQPSTRYYYPEPYYEDGQRRRHIAERFCNDYRYYDHNPDPFPHLPQGQTRLPVGIGRVPSTSMGNLTNHGTDELPLPLGWSADWTIRGRKYYIDHNTNTTHWSHPLEREGLPPGWERVESPEFGVYYVDHINKRAQYRHPCAPSVPRYDQPPPLVPPITYQPRQTERNQLVPANPYHTAEIPDWLKVYARAPVKYDHILKWELFQLADLDTYQGLLKLLFMKELERIVKSYEAYRQALLTELENRKQRQQWYAQHHSKNFPANF
- the sav1 gene encoding protein salvador homolog 1 isoform X1 → MLSRKKSKNEASKPPEVQGKYVKKETSPLLRNLMPSFIRHGPTIPRRTDVLVDPGTSVYPSIDLVSRNQSFVRGPVQRPARDIIRRESSRPSGPSYITRNLSEVPREYGVSSQSFLAEINSSENGDAVQPSTRYYYPEPYYEDGQRRRHIAERFCNDYRYYDHNPDPFPHLPQGQTRLPVGIGRVPSTSMGNLTNHGTDELPLPLGWSADWTIRGRKYYIDHNTNTTHWSHPLEREGLPPGWERVESPEFGVYYVDHINKRAQYRHPCAPSVPRYDQPPPLVPPITYQPRQTERNQLVPANPYHTAEIPDWLKVYARAPVKYDHILKWELFQLADLDTYQGLLKLLFMKELERIVKSYEAYRQALLTELENRKQRQQWYAQHHSKNFPANF